A DNA window from bacterium contains the following coding sequences:
- a CDS encoding YifB family Mg chelatase-like AAA ATPase, translating into MISKISSFTIWGIDAYPIEIEVDISKGVPGISIVGLPDQAVKESKDRIKPAIKNSGYDFPSGKITINLAPADLKKEGPFFDLPMAIGILTANGEIKQSRVDEFYFVGELALNGEIRPVSGILPMVLKLKEMKIKKIILPFENSLEGSIIKEVDVYPVRNLNECIEFLKGKKEIEPVKSDIEEIFNKRNKYDVDFKEVKGQRYVKRAVEVAVSGGHNILMIGSPGSGKTMIARRIPTILPSLTLEEALEITKIHSVSGILKEPIVFERPFRSPHHTISDIALIGGGAIPKPGEVSLAHNGVLFLDEMAEFHRDVLEGLRQPLEDGKVNISRAKGRLEFPSRFLLVAATNPCPCGWYGDSQRECHCTLSQILKYRKKLSGPLLDRIDIHIEITSLPANILFEEKEEEDSESIRKRVEKAREIQKERFKNEGIYFNAHMNSSQIKKYCILSDEAKYLLKNAIENLKISARAYDKIRKVARTIADLDNSEKILPHHISEAIQYRCLDREFV; encoded by the coding sequence TGAGATTGAAGTTGATATTTCAAAAGGAGTTCCCGGTATTTCAATTGTTGGACTTCCTGACCAGGCAGTTAAAGAAAGTAAGGATAGAATAAAACCAGCAATTAAAAATTCAGGATATGATTTTCCATCAGGTAAAATAACAATAAATCTTGCTCCAGCAGACCTTAAAAAAGAAGGTCCTTTTTTTGACCTCCCTATGGCCATTGGAATACTCACTGCAAATGGAGAAATAAAACAATCAAGGGTTGATGAATTTTATTTTGTTGGAGAACTTGCTTTGAATGGAGAAATAAGACCAGTTTCAGGAATTTTACCTATGGTTTTAAAGTTAAAAGAAATGAAAATAAAAAAAATTATTCTTCCTTTTGAGAACTCTCTTGAAGGGTCAATCATAAAAGAAGTGGATGTTTATCCTGTAAGAAATTTAAATGAATGCATTGAATTTTTAAAAGGAAAAAAAGAAATTGAGCCTGTTAAATCAGATATTGAGGAAATTTTTAATAAAAGGAATAAATATGATGTGGATTTTAAAGAAGTAAAAGGGCAGAGGTATGTTAAAAGAGCGGTTGAAGTTGCTGTAAGCGGAGGACATAATATTTTAATGATTGGTTCACCTGGAAGCGGAAAAACAATGATAGCAAGAAGAATACCAACAATCTTACCCTCTCTTACACTGGAAGAAGCACTTGAAATAACAAAAATCCATTCAGTAAGCGGTATTTTAAAAGAACCCATTGTTTTTGAAAGACCATTTAGAAGTCCACATCATACAATTTCAGATATTGCATTAATTGGTGGTGGAGCAATTCCAAAGCCTGGAGAAGTCAGTTTGGCACATAATGGTGTTTTATTTCTTGACGAGATGGCCGAATTTCATAGAGATGTTCTTGAAGGACTCAGACAACCTCTTGAAGATGGAAAAGTAAATATTTCAAGAGCAAAAGGCCGGCTTGAATTTCCTTCAAGATTTTTACTTGTAGCAGCAACCAATCCATGTCCATGTGGTTGGTATGGAGACAGTCAGAGAGAATGCCACTGCACATTATCACAAATTTTAAAATACAGAAAAAAATTATCAGGTCCATTACTTGATAGAATTGATATACATATAGAAATTACAAGTTTACCCGCAAATATTTTGTTTGAAGAAAAAGAAGAGGAAGATTCGGAAAGTATAAGAAAAAGAGTGGAAAAGGCAAGAGAAATACAGAAAGAAAGATTTAAAAATGAGGGTATATATTTTAATGCTCATATGAATTCTTCTCAGATAAAAAAATATTGTATTTTATCAGATGAGGCAAAATATTTACTGAAAAATGCAATTGAAAATCTAAAAATATCTGCCCGTGCATATGATAAAATAAGAAAAGTGGCAAGAACTATAGCGGACCTTGATAATTCAGAAAAAATTTTACCACATCATATTTCAGAAGCAATTCAGTATAGATGTCTTGATAGAGAATTTGTTTAA
- a CDS encoding SDR family oxidoreductase, with product MQVKELFNLEGENAIVTGASQGLGKEMAIALAEVGANIAVVDINKEKGEEVVAEIKNMGRESLFIKCDVSSEKDVENMVKEVKNKFGKIDILVNNAGIVSNFSAEEMDLKEWEKVIDIDLTGVFICAQKVGREMIKQKKGVIVNIASMSGIIVNNPQPQCHYNTAKAGVIMLTKSLAAEWAKYNIRVNAIAPGYMGTDMVKRAFPKYGQNWIPLIPMGRIGEPYEIKGPVVFLCSRASSYITGSVLVMDGGYTVW from the coding sequence ATGCAGGTAAAAGAACTTTTCAATCTTGAAGGTGAAAATGCAATTGTTACAGGAGCAAGTCAGGGACTTGGAAAAGAAATGGCTATTGCTCTTGCAGAAGTTGGTGCAAATATCGCAGTTGTTGATATAAATAAAGAAAAAGGGGAAGAAGTAGTAGCAGAAATAAAAAATATGGGAAGAGAATCCCTGTTTATAAAATGTGATGTCTCAAGTGAAAAAGATGTTGAAAATATGGTAAAAGAAGTAAAAAATAAATTTGGTAAAATTGATATACTTGTTAATAATGCAGGAATTGTCAGTAATTTTTCGGCAGAAGAAATGGATTTAAAAGAATGGGAAAAAGTTATAGATATTGACCTTACAGGTGTTTTTATATGTGCTCAAAAAGTAGGTAGAGAAATGATTAAACAGAAAAAAGGAGTTATAGTCAATATTGCTTCTATGTCAGGAATAATCGTAAATAATCCTCAACCTCAATGTCATTATAATACAGCAAAAGCAGGAGTTATTATGCTCACAAAATCACTTGCTGCAGAATGGGCAAAATATAATATAAGGGTTAACGCTATAGCACCCGGTTATATGGGAACAGATATGGTCAAAAGAGCATTTCCAAAATACGGTCAAAACTGGATTCCTTTAATTCCAATGGGCAGAATAGGCGAACCATATGAAATTAAAGGTCCTGTTGTTTTCCTATGTTCCAGAGCATCAAGTTATATAACTGGAAGTGTTCTTGTGATGGATGGTGGATATACTGTCTGGTGA